A stretch of the Neodiprion lecontei isolate iyNeoLeco1 chromosome 4, iyNeoLeco1.1, whole genome shotgun sequence genome encodes the following:
- the LOC107222055 gene encoding uncharacterized protein LOC107222055 → MGTHSTIFAVLGAALYLCAITLGEELSNDTAIDASLVASKSINVTWGTYFPNRAVSVFSGNSITLRIVDEYEDLTTCTAKLPSGEEFNVLNATNDNLDDIRSYGQCGVTVRVNSNHTGTWRLDAIIGEEINYFATFSVTVVEYSNTSTESTVLHVERGKSANMTFGPSDATSCRLTNPSGQTLPLELGSCQLEISTVTSVHEGFWTAKYSIAGRMDLIEHVTEVVVYDDSSFNASVTVSEDGSVNLLCRVRASSYSLCQFVKPNGEVLNVLEAIGDDRYLYYGLGTQSLTGISSVQEHDCGITILKPAYLDYGAWRCIVGTDSGLSGAVLTVSTRRRDENVNVRTPHITEDVYVTKGDSFTIKCSVDAELRYCWVRSPNGTAYSVSSTGSSPSVLSYDGMGLSLGECGAVVPASEETDEGDWQCRMGTVDGEEVGTNVNVVVTDTALVPTASVVYLEQTSTQLSCFIPPGYEYSINYCRWIQPNGNGIQQSTNSRYKTGQTITSCELELVMGRKRSHDVGNWTCVAGLDGSSGEVSATIQVHRLTAENNRNDKSYSVSLILTIGMAVTIIAGLVVVTIRSRLLKNKKSDLPPRYQEHSPGLPCSTFPVTNQS, encoded by the exons ATGGGGACGCACAGCACCATATTTGCCGTCCTAGGCGCAGCTTTGTACCTCTGCGCCATTACTTTGG GGGAGGAATTGTCAAATGATACAGCAATCGACGCGTCTCTCGTAGCTAGCAAG TCTATCAACGTGACGTGGGGGACTTACTTTCCTAACCGAGCGGTTAGCGTATTTTCCGGAAATTCAATCACGCTTCGCATCGTCGATGAGTATGAAGATTTGACCACTTGCACAGCCAAATTACCAAGT GGTGAAGAATTCAACGTTCTCAACGCCACCAATGATAATTTGGATGATATCCGCTCGTACGGTCAATGCGGTGTTACAGTTCGAGTGAACAGCAATCACACGGGCACTTGGCGATTGGATGCGATAATTggagaagaaataaattatttcgcgACTTTTTCAGTCACGGTTGTAGAATATAGCAATACTTCCACTGAG TCAACAGTTTTGCACGTCGAACGCGGTAAATCAGCCAACATGACTTTCGGTCCAAGCGATGCGACTTCGTGCAGGCTCACAAATCCGAGCGGTCAAACCTTGCCCTTGGAACTAGGATCTTGCCAACTAGAAATCTCGACCGTCACCAGCGTACATGAGGGGTTCTGGACCGCGAAATACAGTATTGCAGGAAGAATGGATCTCATAGAACACGTAACCGAGGTCGTTGTTTACG ATGATAGCTCGTTCAACGCCAGCGTTACGGTTTCTGAAGATGGCAGCGTGAATCTACTTTGTCGCGTGCGAGCCTCATCCTATTCATTATGTCAATTTGTGAAACCGAATGGAGAAGTCTTAAATGTTCTCGAGGCAATCGGCGATGACAG GTACCTCTATTACGGACTCGGAACTCAGTCCTTAACTGGGATTTCCAGTGTGCAAGAGCACGACTGTGGAATAACCATCCTGAAACCAGCCTACTTAGATTACGGAGCCTGGAGGTGTATCGTTGGCACTGACTCAGGGTTATCGGGTGCGGTGCTAACAGTGTCTACCCGTAGAAGAGACGAAAACGTAAATGTTCGCACTCCGCATATCACTGAAGACGTCTACGTCACAAAGGGTGATAGTTTCACG ATCAAGTGTAGTGTGGACGCGGAATTGAGGTACTGCTGGGTACGTAGCCCCAATGGTACGGCCTACTCGGTATCCTCAACCGGATCGTCACCCTCGGTTCTCTCTTACGATGGGATGGGGCTGTCACTCGGAGAGTGCGGCGCCGTAGTTCCAGCTTCCGAAGAAACGGATGAAGGCGATTGGCAATGCAGGATGGGGACTGTTGATGGAGAGGAAGTTGGCACAAATGTTAACGTCGTTGTTACAG ATACGGCACTCGTCCCCACAGCCAGTGTGGTGTACTTGGAGCAGACATCCACGCAGCTGTCCTGCTTCATACCTCCTGGATATGAATATTCCATCAACTACTGTCGATGGATCCAACCGAATGGAAATGGTATCCAACAGTCGACGAACTCCCGATATAAAACAGGACAAACAATCACTAGCTGTGAGCTAGAATTAGTCATGG GAAGGAAACGGTCCCATGACGTTGGAAACTGGACCTGCGTAGCAGGTCTCGATGGATCCTCCGGAGAGGTGTCAGCCACCATCCAGGTTCACCGACTAACAGCCGAGAATAACAGAAACGATAAAAGTTATTCTGTGAGCCTCATTCTTACCATCGGTATGGCCGTGACCATTATCGCCGGCCTTGTCGTAGTTACGATCCGTTCCAGACTATTGAAGAACAAAAAGTCGGACCTGCCCCCCaggtatcaggagcacagcCCGGGACTGCCTTGCTCGACGTTCCCCGTAACTAATCAATCGTGA